A window from bacterium encodes these proteins:
- a CDS encoding ABC transporter ATP-binding protein, with translation MPLLAIRDLKKCFGDLVVVDGISFSLSRGEILGLLGPNGAGKTTTIQMLLGLITPTSGEIQVFGLDLAHHRQAILQRVNFSSTYVSLPYSLSVRENLLVFGRLYGVPNLRRKVDETIELLDLKGKAERPAKELSSGQLTRLHLAKALLNDPELLFLDEPTASLDPDVADRIRHLLLRIRDERKLSILFTTHNLREMEMMADRVVFLNQGKILASGTPAEIVAQFSAEDLEAVFLKVARGEVEDQA, from the coding sequence ATGCCGTTGCTGGCGATCCGGGACCTCAAGAAATGCTTCGGAGACCTGGTGGTGGTCGACGGGATCTCGTTCTCGCTCTCGCGCGGGGAGATCCTCGGGCTCCTGGGGCCCAACGGCGCGGGCAAGACGACGACCATCCAGATGTTGCTCGGCCTGATCACCCCGACCTCGGGCGAGATCCAGGTCTTCGGGCTCGACCTGGCGCATCACCGCCAGGCCATTCTCCAGCGGGTCAACTTCTCCTCGACCTACGTTTCCTTGCCTTACTCCCTGTCGGTGCGCGAGAACCTTCTGGTCTTCGGCCGCCTCTACGGGGTGCCGAACCTGCGGCGCAAGGTGGACGAGACCATCGAGCTGCTGGACCTCAAGGGCAAGGCCGAGCGACCCGCCAAGGAGCTCTCGAGCGGACAGCTCACCCGCCTGCACCTGGCCAAGGCGCTCTTGAACGACCCGGAGCTGCTCTTTCTCGACGAGCCGACGGCGAGCCTCGACCCCGACGTGGCCGATCGCATCCGGCACCTGCTCTTGCGGATCCGCGACGAGCGCAAGCTCTCCATCCTCTTCACCACCCACAACCTGCGCGAGATGGAGATGATGGCCGATCGGGTCGTCTTCCTCAACCAGGGCAAGATCCTGGCGAGCGGCACCCCCGCCGAGATCGTCGCGCAGTTCTCGGCCGAAGACCTGGAGGCCGTTTTCCTGAAGGTCGCGCGGGGCGAAGTGGAGGATCAGGCATGA
- a CDS encoding ABC transporter permease, with protein sequence MSGSLQRIGALFTRHVYVIRRTPMRIAELIYWPLLDLLIWGFLSMYLSRLGGAGALPNFLAFFLGALILWDLLFRAQQGVSIAYLEEVWSRNLLNLFVSPLSVGEFLASTVLISLAKLSLSVVMMSILAGVFYGFNILVLGWSLVPFVVCLLLMGWALGITTTALVLRFGQAAESLAWVLAFIFQPLSAVFYPVSILPPVMQALAKLLPSAHVFEGMRAVITTGHIPLNHLLWAFGLDALYMAGAIAFFYHTFAVVKERGLLAKTGE encoded by the coding sequence ATGAGCGGCAGCCTTCAGCGGATCGGGGCCCTCTTCACCCGGCACGTCTACGTCATCCGGCGCACCCCCATGCGCATCGCGGAGCTCATCTACTGGCCGCTCCTCGACCTCTTGATCTGGGGCTTCCTGAGCATGTACCTCAGCCGCCTCGGCGGTGCGGGGGCCCTGCCCAACTTCCTCGCCTTCTTCTTGGGCGCGCTCATCCTGTGGGACCTGCTCTTCCGGGCCCAGCAAGGGGTCTCGATCGCCTACCTCGAAGAGGTCTGGAGCCGCAACCTCCTCAACCTCTTCGTCAGCCCGCTCTCGGTCGGCGAGTTCTTGGCCTCGACCGTGCTCATCAGCCTCGCGAAGCTCAGCCTCTCGGTGGTCATGATGTCGATCCTGGCGGGCGTCTTCTACGGCTTCAACATCCTGGTCCTCGGGTGGTCACTGGTGCCCTTCGTCGTGTGCCTGCTGCTGATGGGCTGGGCGCTCGGGATCACGACCACGGCCCTGGTGCTGCGCTTCGGGCAAGCCGCCGAGAGTCTCGCGTGGGTGCTCGCCTTCATCTTCCAGCCCCTCTCGGCCGTGTTCTACCCGGTCTCGATCCTGCCGCCCGTGATGCAGGCGCTCGCGAAACTGCTGCCCAGCGCGCACGTCTTCGAGGGGATGCGCGCGGTCATCACCACCGGGCACATCCCCCTGAACCACCTGCTCTGGGCCTTCGGGCTGGACGCGCTGTACATGGCAGGGGCGATCGCCTTCTTCTACCACACCTTCGCGGTGGTCAAGGAGCGCGGCCTGCTCGCCAAGACCGGCGAGTAA